In a genomic window of Pseudomonas mohnii:
- a CDS encoding vWA domain-containing protein produces the protein MLLNLFNEMRAAKVPVSVRELLDLINALKQRVTFADMDEFYYLSRAILVKDEKHFDKFDRAFGAYFNGLEKLDDHLQALIPEDWLRKEFERSLTDEERAAIQSLGGLDKLIEEFKKRLEEQKERHAGGNKWIGTGGTSPFGSGGFNPEGIRVGDAGKRQGKAVKVWDQREYKNLDDSVELGTRNIKVALRRLRKFARQGAAEELDIDGTIDHTAKDAGLLNIQMRPERRNTVKLLLLFDIGGSMDAHVKICEELFSACKTEFKHLEYYYFHNFIYESVWKNNMRRTSERTSTQDVLHKYGADYKVIFIGDAAMAPYEITQPGGSVEHWNEEAGYVWMQRFKEKYKKLIWINPYPKDTWGYTSSTNIVRDLIEDQMYPLTLRGLEEGMRFLSK, from the coding sequence ATGCTGCTCAATCTGTTCAATGAAATGCGCGCAGCCAAGGTCCCGGTCTCGGTGCGCGAGCTGCTGGACCTGATCAACGCGCTGAAACAGCGCGTGACCTTCGCCGACATGGACGAGTTCTATTACTTGTCCCGGGCGATCCTGGTAAAGGACGAAAAGCATTTCGACAAGTTCGACCGGGCCTTCGGGGCGTACTTCAACGGCCTGGAAAAACTCGACGACCATTTGCAGGCCCTGATCCCCGAAGACTGGCTGCGCAAGGAATTCGAACGTTCCCTGACCGATGAAGAGCGGGCGGCGATTCAGTCCCTCGGCGGTCTGGACAAGCTGATCGAAGAGTTCAAGAAGCGCCTGGAAGAGCAAAAGGAACGCCATGCCGGCGGCAACAAGTGGATCGGCACTGGCGGCACCAGCCCGTTCGGCTCCGGCGGGTTCAACCCGGAGGGCATTCGGGTCGGCGATGCCGGCAAGCGCCAAGGCAAGGCGGTCAAGGTCTGGGACCAGCGCGAATACAAGAACCTCGACGATTCGGTCGAACTGGGCACGCGCAATATCAAGGTGGCCCTGCGCCGCCTGCGCAAGTTTGCCCGCCAGGGGGCAGCCGAAGAACTGGACATCGACGGCACCATCGATCACACCGCCAAGGACGCCGGCCTGCTGAACATCCAGATGCGTCCCGAGCGACGCAACACGGTGAAGTTGTTGCTGCTGTTCGACATCGGCGGTTCGATGGACGCCCATGTGAAGATCTGCGAAGAACTGTTCTCGGCCTGCAAGACCGAGTTCAAGCATCTGGAGTATTACTATTTCCACAACTTCATTTATGAATCGGTGTGGAAGAACAACATGCGCCGCACTTCCGAGCGTACATCGACCCAGGACGTGCTGCACAAGTACGGTGCCGACTACAAAGTGATCTTCATCGGTGACGCCGCCATGGCGCCCTACGAAATCACCCAGCCCGGCGGCAGCGTCGAGCACTGGAACGAAGAAGCCGGCTACGTGTGGATGCAGCGGTTCAAGGAGAAGTACAAGAAGCTCATCTGGATCAACCCGTATCCGAAAGACACCTGGGGCTACACCTCCTCGACCAACATTGTGCGGGACTTGATCGAGGACCAGATGTATCCACTGACCCTTCGCGGGTTGGAGGAAGGGATGCGGTTTCTGTCCAAGTAA
- a CDS encoding AAA family ATPase codes for MKFEGTQAYVATDDLKLAVNAAITLERPLLVKGEPGTGKTMLAEQLAESFGAKLITWHIKSTTKAHQGLYEYDAVSRLRDSQLGNEKVHDVRNYLKKGKLWEAFESEERVILLIDEIDKADIEFPNDLLQELDKMEFYVYEIDETIKAKKRPIIIITSNNEKELPDAFLRRCFFHYIAFPDRVTLQKIVDVHYPDIKKDLVSEALDVFFDVRKVPGLKKKPSTSELVDWLKLLMADNIGEAVLRERDPTKAIPPLAGALVKNEQDVQLLERLAFMSRRGSR; via the coding sequence ATGAAGTTCGAAGGCACCCAGGCCTACGTCGCCACCGATGACCTGAAGCTGGCGGTCAATGCCGCCATCACCCTGGAGCGGCCGTTGCTGGTCAAGGGCGAACCGGGCACCGGCAAGACCATGCTCGCCGAGCAACTGGCCGAATCCTTTGGCGCCAAGCTGATCACCTGGCACATCAAGTCCACCACCAAGGCCCATCAAGGCCTGTACGAGTACGACGCGGTCAGCCGCCTGCGTGATTCGCAACTGGGCAACGAAAAAGTCCACGACGTACGCAACTACCTGAAAAAGGGCAAGCTCTGGGAAGCCTTCGAATCCGAAGAGCGGGTGATCCTGCTGATCGACGAAATCGACAAGGCCGACATCGAGTTCCCTAACGACCTGCTGCAAGAACTCGACAAGATGGAGTTCTACGTTTACGAGATCGACGAGACGATCAAGGCCAAGAAACGCCCGATCATCATCATTACCTCCAACAACGAAAAAGAACTGCCGGACGCCTTCCTGCGCCGCTGCTTCTTCCACTACATCGCGTTCCCCGACCGCGTCACACTGCAGAAAATCGTCGACGTGCACTACCCGGACATCAAGAAAGACCTGGTCAGCGAAGCCCTCGACGTGTTCTTCGACGTGCGCAAGGTACCGGGCCTGAAGAAGAAGCCATCGACCTCCGAACTGGTGGACTGGCTGAAACTGCTGATGGCCGACAATATCGGTGAAGCCGTGCTGCGCGAACGCGATCCGACCAAGGCCATCCCGCCGCTGGCCGGCGCCTTGGTGAAAAACGAACAGGACGTGCAACTGCTTGAGCGCCTGGCGTTCATGAGCCGTCGCGGCAGTCGTTGA
- a CDS encoding DUF748 domain-containing protein — MKRRYSWPLWTFAGLVVLLVALHIALPYLVRNYLNDKLADMGEYRGQVTDVDLALWRGAYKINGLKIVKVDGKVPVPFVNAPLIDLSVSWHSLWYDHAVVAQVQFINPEVNFVDGGANKQNSQTGRGTDWRAQLGKLLPITLNEVRIDDGKISFRNFNSKPPVNMNATKVNASIYNLTNVVDTEGKRDARFEGKALLLGHAPLETTATFDPLSNFEDFEFRLRAKDIELKRMNDFASAYGKFDFNGGHGDVVIEAQAKKAKLTGYIKPLLRDVDVFNWQQDVENKDKGIFRSIWEAIVGGSETVLKNQGKNQFATRVELSGNVHQQDVSAFQAFLQILRNGFIQAFNARYERPKPDAG; from the coding sequence ACTGTTGGTTGCCCTGCACATCGCCCTGCCCTACCTGGTGCGCAATTACCTTAACGACAAGTTGGCGGACATGGGCGAATACCGTGGGCAAGTCACTGACGTGGACCTGGCCTTATGGCGCGGCGCCTACAAAATCAACGGCCTGAAAATCGTCAAAGTCGACGGCAAGGTGCCAGTACCGTTCGTCAATGCGCCGCTGATCGACCTCTCGGTCAGTTGGCATTCGCTGTGGTACGACCATGCGGTGGTGGCACAGGTGCAGTTCATCAACCCCGAGGTGAACTTCGTCGATGGCGGTGCCAACAAGCAGAACTCCCAGACGGGCCGGGGCACCGACTGGCGCGCCCAACTGGGCAAATTGCTGCCGATCACGCTGAATGAAGTGCGAATCGATGACGGCAAGATCAGCTTCCGCAACTTCAATTCCAAACCCCCGGTGAACATGAACGCCACCAAGGTCAACGCCAGCATCTACAACCTGACCAACGTGGTGGATACCGAAGGCAAACGCGACGCCCGCTTCGAAGGGAAAGCCCTGTTGCTGGGGCATGCGCCACTGGAAACCACCGCGACCTTCGACCCGTTGAGCAATTTCGAAGACTTCGAGTTTCGCCTGCGGGCCAAGGACATCGAACTCAAGCGCATGAACGACTTCGCTTCGGCCTACGGCAAGTTCGATTTCAATGGCGGCCATGGCGACGTGGTCATTGAAGCACAGGCCAAAAAGGCCAAATTGACGGGCTATATCAAACCGCTGCTCAGGGATGTCGACGTGTTCAACTGGCAGCAGGATGTGGAAAACAAGGACAAAGGGATTTTCCGCTCCATCTGGGAGGCCATCGTCGGAGGCTCCGAGACCGTGCTGAAAAACCAGGGCAAGAACCAGTTTGCCACCCGGGTTGAACTCAGTGGCAACGTACATCAACAAGATGTCAGCGCGTTCCAGGCGTTTTTGCAGATTTTACGTAATGGATTCATTCAGGCATTCAATGCCCGCTACGAACGACCGAAGCCGGATGCCGGTTAA